The Geobacter sp. genome has a window encoding:
- a CDS encoding bifunctional O-acetylhomoserine aminocarboxypropyltransferase/cysteine synthase (catalyzes the formation of L-methionine and acetate from O-acetyl-L-homoserine and methanethiol), whose protein sequence is MSTQWKIETQAVQGAYAPKPGEPRVVTICQSTTFKYDSAEYMAKLFDLEVPGHFYTRLGNPTSEAFEQKLAMMEGGVGALATSAGQAATTLSIFNICQAGQHFVTASTLYGGTYNLFASTLPKMGIEVTFVDPEASIDEILKAFRPNTRALFAETIGNPGLNVLDFAKFSAIAKEKNVPLIIDSTFATPYLCRPFEHGANIVVHSATKYIDGHATSVGGVIVDGGNFDWEGGNYPELTEPDTSYHGLQYVKTFGPAAYIVKARVQLMRDLGMTPAPMNSFLFNQGLHTLPLRMQRHSDNALAVARFLESHPSVSWVKYPGLESHPSHDRALKYLPLGSSGVLTFGIKGGATAGKIFMESCKLVALVVHVGDARSCVLHPASTTHRQLTEEQQNASGVTPDLIRLSVGIEHQDDIIADIDQALALSQK, encoded by the coding sequence ATGAGCACCCAGTGGAAAATCGAGACCCAGGCAGTCCAGGGGGCGTATGCCCCCAAGCCGGGTGAACCGCGCGTCGTCACCATCTGCCAGAGCACGACCTTCAAATACGACAGCGCCGAATACATGGCCAAGCTGTTCGACCTGGAAGTGCCGGGGCATTTCTATACCCGGCTCGGCAACCCCACCAGCGAGGCCTTCGAGCAGAAACTGGCCATGATGGAGGGGGGCGTCGGCGCCCTGGCCACCTCGGCGGGCCAGGCAGCCACCACCCTTTCCATCTTCAACATCTGCCAGGCCGGCCAGCACTTCGTCACCGCCAGCACCCTCTACGGAGGCACCTACAACCTCTTTGCCTCCACCCTCCCCAAGATGGGGATCGAGGTGACCTTTGTCGACCCGGAGGCATCGATCGATGAGATCCTCAAGGCGTTCCGGCCCAATACCAGGGCGCTCTTCGCCGAGACCATCGGCAACCCCGGCCTTAATGTGCTGGACTTCGCCAAGTTCAGCGCCATTGCCAAAGAGAAGAACGTGCCGCTCATCATCGACAGCACCTTTGCCACCCCTTACCTCTGCCGCCCCTTTGAGCACGGCGCCAACATCGTGGTCCACTCCGCCACCAAGTATATCGACGGCCATGCCACCAGCGTGGGCGGGGTGATCGTGGACGGCGGCAACTTCGACTGGGAAGGGGGCAACTATCCGGAGCTGACCGAGCCCGATACCAGCTACCATGGCCTGCAGTACGTGAAGACCTTCGGACCGGCCGCCTACATCGTCAAGGCCAGGGTCCAGCTCATGCGCGACCTGGGGATGACGCCGGCCCCGATGAATTCGTTCCTCTTCAACCAGGGGCTGCATACCCTGCCGCTCCGGATGCAGCGCCACAGCGACAACGCCCTGGCCGTGGCCAGGTTCCTGGAGAGCCACCCGTCCGTCAGCTGGGTCAAGTACCCCGGTCTGGAAAGCCACCCGAGCCATGACCGTGCCCTGAAATATCTCCCCCTGGGGTCCAGCGGCGTCCTCACCTTCGGCATCAAGGGAGGGGCAACGGCCGGGAAGATTTTCATGGAGAGCTGCAAGCTGGTCGCCCTGGTGGTCCATGTGGGGGATGCGCGCAGCTGCGTGCTCCATCCCGCCTCCACCACCCACCGCCAGCTCACCGAGGAGCAGCAGAACGCCTCCGGCGTCACCCCGGACCTGATCCGGCTCTCGGTCGGGATCGAACACCAGGACGACATCATCGCCGACATCGACCAGGCCCTGGCGCTGAGCCAGAAATAG
- a CDS encoding fumarate hydratase (catalyzes the formation of malate from fumerate), giving the protein MATKPFVYQEPFPLAKDETKYRKIEGSEKYVTVEQFAGQDVVRVCPEALTILANEAMRDVSFLLRPEHNESVAKILRDPEASMNDKGVAMAFLRNAEIAANFELPVCQDTGTATIVAKKGQQIWTGGKDEEFLSKGVYKTYTEENLRYSQTVALDMYKEINTGTNLPAQIDIQAVDGDYYKFLFMAKGGGSANKTMLFQETKALLTPDSLVKFLVSKMKYLGTAACPPYHIAVVVGGTSADACMKAVKLASAKYLDELPTEGNEHGQAFRDLELEKILLEEAYKLGIGAQFGGKYFAHDIRVIRLPRHGASCPLGMAVSCSADRNIKAKISRDGLFVEEMDRNPGRLIPDQYRGKHGHGVKIDLNRPIKEVLAELSKHPVSTPLLLNGTIVVGRDIAHAKFKEILDSGKPLPDYLKNHPIYYAGPAKTPPGKASGSFGPTTAGRMDSYVDLLQANGGSLIMIAKGNRSQQVTDACKKHGGFYLGSIGGPAAVLAEENIKKVECIDFPELGMEAVWKIEVEDFPAFILVDDKGNDFFKQLGL; this is encoded by the coding sequence ATGGCTACAAAACCCTTTGTTTACCAGGAGCCGTTCCCCCTCGCCAAAGACGAAACCAAGTACCGCAAGATCGAAGGATCGGAAAAGTACGTGACCGTGGAGCAGTTTGCAGGTCAGGATGTGGTACGGGTCTGCCCCGAGGCGCTGACCATCCTCGCCAACGAGGCCATGCGCGACGTCTCCTTCCTGCTGCGCCCCGAGCACAACGAGTCGGTTGCCAAGATCCTGCGCGATCCCGAAGCATCCATGAACGACAAGGGTGTTGCCATGGCGTTCCTCCGCAATGCCGAAATCGCCGCCAACTTCGAGCTGCCGGTCTGCCAGGATACCGGCACCGCCACCATCGTCGCCAAGAAAGGTCAGCAGATCTGGACCGGCGGCAAGGACGAGGAATTCCTTTCCAAGGGGGTTTACAAAACCTATACCGAGGAAAACCTCCGCTACTCCCAGACCGTGGCGCTGGACATGTACAAGGAAATCAATACCGGCACCAACCTGCCGGCCCAGATAGACATCCAGGCCGTTGACGGCGATTACTACAAGTTCCTCTTCATGGCAAAAGGGGGCGGTTCTGCCAACAAGACCATGCTCTTCCAGGAAACCAAGGCGCTGCTCACCCCCGATAGCCTGGTCAAGTTCCTGGTCTCCAAGATGAAGTACCTCGGCACCGCCGCATGCCCCCCCTACCACATCGCCGTGGTCGTCGGCGGCACCTCTGCCGATGCCTGCATGAAGGCCGTCAAGCTCGCCTCCGCCAAATACCTCGACGAACTGCCGACCGAAGGGAACGAGCACGGACAGGCATTCCGCGACCTCGAACTGGAGAAGATCCTGCTGGAAGAGGCCTACAAACTCGGTATCGGCGCCCAGTTCGGCGGCAAGTACTTCGCCCACGACATCCGCGTCATCCGCCTGCCGCGTCACGGCGCCTCCTGCCCGCTGGGCATGGCGGTATCCTGTTCCGCCGACCGCAACATCAAGGCGAAGATCAGCCGTGACGGTCTCTTTGTCGAAGAGATGGACCGCAACCCCGGCCGCCTCATCCCCGACCAGTATCGCGGCAAGCATGGCCACGGCGTCAAGATCGACCTGAACAGGCCAATAAAGGAAGTGCTGGCCGAGCTCTCCAAGCACCCGGTCTCCACACCGCTCCTGCTGAACGGCACCATCGTGGTCGGCCGCGACATCGCCCACGCCAAGTTCAAGGAGATCCTGGACTCCGGCAAGCCGCTCCCCGACTATCTCAAGAACCACCCGATCTACTACGCCGGGCCGGCCAAAACCCCGCCGGGCAAGGCATCAGGCTCCTTCGGCCCCACCACTGCCGGCCGGATGGACTCCTACGTCGATCTGCTCCAGGCAAACGGTGGCTCCCTGATCATGATCGCCAAGGGGAACCGGAGCCAGCAGGTAACCGATGCCTGCAAGAAGCACGGCGGGTTCTACCTCGGCTCCATCGGCGGACCGGCAGCGGTTCTGGCCGAAGAGAACATCAAGAAGGTCGAGTGCATCGACTTCCCCGAACTCGGCATGGAAGCAGTCTGGAAGATCGAAGTCGAGGACTTCCCCGCATTCATCCTGGTGGACGACAAAGGGAACGACTTCTTCAAGCAGCTCGGACTGTAA
- a CDS encoding RNA pseudouridine synthase, whose product MPVAKRPPARYQPKGLTILYEDRDIIVAEKPSGLLTIGTDRDKTRTAHAILNEYVRRGDPRSRNRVYIVHRLDRETSGILIFARSETAKIYLQEHWQETDKRYLTVVSGRLAEKAGTISSYLAENSALTVYSTPDPALGKLSHTEYTVLKEAKGYSLLEIRLLTGRKHQIRVHLSEKGNPVVGDRKYGRGNEVHGTLALHAGSISFTHPVSGKRLTFTTRIPDYFIRLVGSIEWPAGSGEGRETPLPP is encoded by the coding sequence ATGCCTGTTGCCAAACGCCCGCCAGCCAGATATCAGCCCAAGGGGCTTACCATCCTTTACGAGGACAGGGATATCATCGTGGCGGAAAAGCCGTCCGGCCTTCTGACCATAGGGACGGACCGGGACAAGACGAGAACGGCCCATGCCATCCTCAACGAGTACGTGCGCAGGGGCGATCCCCGCTCCCGCAACCGGGTCTACATCGTCCATCGCCTGGACCGGGAGACCTCCGGAATCCTGATCTTTGCCAGGAGCGAAACAGCCAAGATCTATCTGCAGGAACACTGGCAGGAGACCGACAAGCGCTACCTCACGGTCGTCTCCGGAAGACTGGCGGAAAAGGCCGGGACGATCAGCAGCTACCTGGCCGAGAACAGCGCCCTTACGGTCTATTCGACCCCTGACCCGGCCCTGGGAAAGCTGTCCCACACCGAGTATACGGTACTGAAGGAGGCCAAGGGGTACAGCCTGCTGGAGATCCGGCTGCTCACCGGGCGCAAACACCAGATTCGGGTCCACCTGTCGGAAAAGGGGAACCCCGTGGTCGGGGACAGGAAATACGGCAGGGGTAACGAGGTGCACGGGACCCTGGCGCTCCATGCCGGTTCGATCTCGTTCACCCATCCTGTCAGCGGAAAACGGTTGACCTTTACCACCCGCATCCCTGATTATTTCATCCGCCTGGTCGGCAGCATCGAATGGCCGGCAGGCAGCGGGGAAGGTCGCGAGACTCCGCTTCCCCCTTGA